One Echeneis naucrates chromosome 16, fEcheNa1.1, whole genome shotgun sequence DNA window includes the following coding sequences:
- the LOC115056090 gene encoding transmembrane emp24 domain-containing protein 6-like: protein MLFSALLITALRCQSVWARKSEPALGEGGAGLFRGSNRYHFAVEVPAAQMECFWHFAHQSGTFYLMFMVQRLTGMANNHRLFVTVNSPHGALVSSQNEAVGQMKFQTEVTGFYRLCFGNRNNQFGAARVYLNFGVIYEGSEESESEMEGEEVLNSTLAGIQERVQKIQIQIFHMWRHYNFARMRKGKDHYVLLDNLSYVDWWSAAQSLLVLLSGFLQLHVLKRLFHTDPRRAGPL from the exons ATGTTGTTCAGCGCTCTGCTCATCACAGCCCTGAGGTGTCAGTCCGTCTGGGCCAGGAAGTCGGAGCCGGCCCTCGGTGAGGGCGGCGCCGGCCTGTTCCGGGGATCGAACAGGTACCACTTCGCCGTGGAGGTTCCTGCTGCACAGATGGAGTGTTTCTGGCACTTCGCCCACCAGAGTGGAACTTTCTACCTGATGTTCATG GTGCAGCGGCTGACAGGGATGGCCAACAACCATCGTCTGTTTGTGACGGTCAACTCTCCGCATGGCGCCCTCGTGTCGTCGCAGAACGAAGCTGTCGGTCAGATGAAGTTTCAGACTGAAGTGACAG gtTTCTACCGGCTGTGTTTCGGAAACCGCAACAACCAGTTTGGAGCAGCCAGGGTCTACCTGAACTTTGGGGTCATCTATGAAGGATCGGAAGAGTCAGAGAgcgagatggagggagaggaagtCCTCAACAGCACCCTGGCTGGAATTCAG GAAAGGGTCCAgaagatccagatccagatcttCCACATGTGGCGTCACTACAACTTCGCCCGCATGAGGAAGGGAAAGGATCATTACGTCCTCCTGGACAACCTCAGCTACGTGGACTGGTGGTCGGCTGCTCAGAGCCTGCTCGTCCTCCTGAGTGGATTCCTGCAGCTGCACGTCCTCAAGAGACTCTTCCACACGGACCCCCGAAGAGCAGGACCGCTCTGA
- the LOC115057033 gene encoding mixed lineage kinase domain-like protein has translation MEVLEIAEKVVSIAHSIYELINKVKANKECCQRIAGRVKALEELVGAIDQRKTVQLSDQVEKALQKIIKTLTSAKSYIEKYASANWAKHIVKVSSYKDDFDIVIERLNNRFHLLLGAMQLEHGNTLALMYEKISKQEDDEKAWRNDDAQLKDLLLSHTKEVQNNLEVLISGMAVLLERREKSTAEVNKMIDLQDLQFEPNGKPFMETSTSLVYKGKYNKATVAIKRYKNPVHTTTGDFQSFFKREVETLESFGSPNILQMYGICVLNEAGLNPEFLIVTEYCEMGTLRHVLDTVDLDWSTKVSMCMDAALGLYRLHQTGAKRKIHGCISSQKFLVARGFKVKLAGFGQAKTETSLQRSDIKDDDKELCYYCPQKLEDVNYKYNTKWEIYSFGIVLWEIATREKPFNNWPIKKIKEEVCQKKTNQPLPDDCPKELKEVIDKCRRYDSILRPTAEAIVESLSIINVESF, from the exons ATGGAGGTTCTTGAGATCGCAGAAAAGGTTGTGTCAATCGCCCATTCTATCTACGAGCTGATCAACAAAGTGAAAGCCAATAAGGAGTGCTGCCAACGTATCGCAGGCCGAGTGAAGGCCCTGGAGGAGCTGGTGGGGGCCATCGATCAGAGGAAGACCGTACAGCTGTCTGACCAAGTGGAGAAGGCCCTCCAGAAAATCATCAAAACTCTGACATCAGCAAAGTCGTACATAGAGAAGTACGCCAGCGCCAACTGGGCCAAACACATCGTGAAGGTCAGCAGCTACAAAGACGACTTCGACATCGTGATCGAACGCCTCAACAACAGGTTCCACCTGCTGTTGGGAGCGATGCAGCTGGAACACGGGAACACGTTGGCCCTCATGTATGAAAAGATCTCCAAACAGGAAGACGATGAAAAGGCCTGGAGGAACGACGACGCACAACTGAAGGACc TGCTCCTGTCACACACCAAGGAAGTGCAGAACAACCTGGAGGTGCTCATCAGTGGCATGGCCGTGCTCCTTGAGA GGAGGGAGAAGTCCACCGCTGAAGTCAACAAGATGATCGATCTGCAGGACCTTCAGTTTGAACCCAACGGAAAGCCCTTCATGGAAACATCAACCTCCCTGGTCTACAAGGGAAAGTACAACAAAGCCACGGTGGCCATCAAGAGATACAAGAACCCAGTCCACACAACTACCGG ggattttcaatcttttttcaAGAGGGAAGTTGAAACCTTAGAGAGCTTCGGCTCACCCAACATCCTGCAGATGTACGGCATCTGTGTCCTCAATGAAGCCG GACTGAACCCCGAGTTCCTCATTGTCACCGAGTATTGTGAGATGGGAACTCTCCGACATGTTCTGGACACTGTGGACCTGGACTGGTCCACGAAGGTCTCCATGTGTATGGATGCAGCTCTTGGACTCTACCG ACTTCATCAAACTGGAGCAAAACGCAAGATTCATGGATGCATCAGCAGCCAGAAGTTCCTGGTGGCCAGGGGCTTCAAAGTGAAG CTGGCGGGTTTTGGGCAGGCGAAGACAGAGACATCCCTGCAAAGGTCCGATATTAAAGACGATGACAAAGAGCTGTGCTACTATTGTCCCCAGAAACTCGAAGACGTCAACTACAAGTACAACACAAAGTGGGAAATCTACAG ctTTGGTATCGTTTTGTGGGAAATTGCAACTCGTGAGAAACCTTTTAATA ATTGGCCGATCAAGAAAATTAAAGAGGaagtgtgccaaaaaaaaactaaccagcCGCTTCCTGATGACTGTCCAAAAGAGCTGAAAGAAGTGATTGACAAGTGCCGGCGGTATGACAGCATCCTCCGTCCAACCGCTGAAG CGATCGTGGAAAGTCTGTCCATCATCAACGTTGAGAGTTTCTGA